A section of the Leishmania braziliensis MHOM/BR/75/M2904 complete genome, chromosome 13 genome encodes:
- a CDS encoding katanin-like protein produces MRHLQPLSNTAAPAPGSSLAHVKAQQLAREEEEKLRARRVKGVIVLIEQFLLEQGYSQTLQALQQESRISLTQFSAADNIDLLSVVQEYEEYYTFKCQRAPKLYRVRGGGSDAGGVGSVIPESGERVLSRKRRGAAASCPETPPSSAPATLPLLIGYGNVCGGATSSSSPPSLSSVGRPPSHLRPTNVMRALNHTKTNGDSGSANGDKRAAAPVSDTSEPGLSLQGESVTTHICGSEGEKGRREKGGNADSSNDAADDFFGPLANHRIRKPLPQFATSELNDLAATILREIIDVNPSVRWSDIADLEGAKHLLQEAVVMPVKYPELFQGILRPWKGILLFGPPGTGKTLLAKAVATECRTTFFNISASSVVSKWRGDSEKLVRMLFDLAVHYAPSTIFIDEIDSLMSARSSDGEHEGSRRMKTELLTQMDGLSKRRGGEVVFVLAASNVPWDLDTAMLRRLEKRILVALPTHDARILMFRRLLPKSFASDTDYEACAALTEGMSGADIDVVCREAMMRPVRKLIAQLEAAGNSCDAYAQLPHEPLKSPAPTLEDVQASVACTHSSVRLADLDKYDVWTREYGSGLST; encoded by the coding sequence ATGCGTCACTTACAACCACTCTCGAAcacggcagcgccggcgccgggCTCGAGCTTAGCGCACGTGAAGGCGCAGCAACTCGCccgcgaggaggaagagaagctgcgcgcTCGACGAGTCAAGGGCGTCATTGTACTCATCGAGCAATTCCTACTGGAGCAGGGGTACAGCCAAACCCTCCAGGCGCTTCAGCAGGAAAGCCGCATCTCCCTCACTCAGTTCAGCGCCGCTGACAACATCGATCTGCTGTCTGTTGTCCAAGAGTACGAGGAGTACTACACCTTTAAATGTCAGCGTGCGCCGAAGCTATACCGcgtccgcggcggcggcagtgatgCGGGCGGCGTTGGCAGCGTCATCCCTGAAAGTGGGGAGCGCGTGCTCTCACGAAAGCGcagaggtgctgccgcttcctgTCCTGAAACGCCGCCGTCAagtgcgccagcgacgctgccgttgTTAATCGGGTACGGCAacgtgtgtggaggggcgACGTCGTCTTCATCGCCGCCCTCGCTGTCCTCTGTAGGAAGACCGCCATCGCACCTGCGGCCAACGAACGTCATGCGCGCGCTCAATCACACAAAAACaaacggcgacagcggctcAGCCAACGGAGACAAACGCGCTGCGGCCCCCGTCAGCGACACCAGCGAACCTGGGCTGTCTCTCCAGGGCGAGTCCGTGACCACCCACATCTGCGGAAGCGAGGGTGAGAAGGgtcgaagagagaagggtggaAATGCTGACAGCTCCAATGATGCTGCCGATGACTTCTTCGGACCCCTGGCCAATCACCGTATACggaagccgctgccgcagttTGCGACAAGCGAGCTGAACGATCTCGCCGCCACGATCCTGCGCGAGATTATTGACGTCAATCCATCGGTGCGCTGGAGCGACATTGCCGACTTGGAAGGCGCcaagcacctcctgcaggaggcggtggtgatgcCGGTCAAGTACCCGGAGCTATTCCAAGGAATCCTGCGCCCGTGGAAGGGCATCCTTCTCTTCGGCCCACCCGGCACCGGCAAGACGCTTCTCGCCAAGGCTGTCGCGACGGAGTGCCGCACGACCTTCTTCAACATATCGGCCTCGTCCGTCGTCTCTAAGTGGCGCGGCGACTCAGAGAAGCTCGTCCGCATGCTCTTCGACCTTGCCGTCCACTACGCGCCGAGCACCATCTTCATTGACGAGATCGACTCCTTGATGTCAGCGCGGTCGAGCGACGGCGAGCATGAGGGGTCGCGTCGGATGAAGACGGAGCTCCTGACGCAGATGGACGGACTCTCCAAGCGGCGTGGGGGCGAGGTGGTGTTTGTGCTAGCGGCGAGCAACGTGCCATGGGACCTCGACACAGCAATGCTGCGCCGACTGGAGAAGCGCATTCTCGTTGCGCTTCCGACGCACGATGCTCGCATTCTTATGTTTCGCCGTCTGTTGCCCAAGTCGTTCGCGTCCGACACAGACTATGAAGCGTGCGCTGCGCTAACGGAGGGCATGTCCGGTGCTGACATCGACGTCGTGTGTCGCGAGGCCATGATGCGCCCGGTGCGGAAGCTCATTGCCCAGCTTGAGGCTGCGGGAAACAGCTGCGACGCATATGCACAGCTACCGCACGAGCCGCTGAAATCGCCCGCCCCGACTCTCGAGGATGTGCAAGCGAGTGTTGCGTGCACCCACAGCAGCGTTCGGCTAGCGGACCTCGACAAGTACGATGTGTGGACACGCGAGTACGGCTCTGGGTTATCCACGTAA
- a CDS encoding putative AMP deaminase, with product MEQRWHDILLHHDIGDEAFHKGAPLVLEALQIIGDVQSISAATRLGLHLREAEHSRAMNQLDSTFTEKYVYRDHAAHAAAAAPLLERLSDFFQGCTPADAVAAEAMPSTSSLVAVAELDGLLVPSAVWTAVSRAAAMPSSPQPCASLTAEAATSPSTRNPVIPLVTELRSYPLFSYKVFLNHFNRLSSLVSNGEVFSACEPRIKVLQSRYNLYRAYNGGREDEYHPTFGGGDIKRAPKCDLRRVETCVSAASVVKFIEELRRDQPSYPLYTEDVTENTVGEVHVKEATSAHNNSTASGTVSCISVEEAVRRFFGSNVAISERVLTEEGLCLRPSYAVDSADRWLSLQQLADSGDNHRAAYASRLLQHLLSTSGGADGEGELLARLLVPILKRVLTSGSSYDRLELELTVSGKDVAELPRLARWCAVSGLLESCPGVFFRFHVVQDAYRAGTEGKSQRRQYHQQLATQAESHDAPSASSSPASPSLFFGSILHNIFGPIWEAFLAAAATAAAAGRVGSGGDAPPPSTTRRVAEMQSLLRRTTGFSVSLTNAAAVQEMPPTSDPSNQFPLPDSNNSSSSGSAHAAAATSLAPPDAFFVYHVWRNVQLVNAFLLASGEQPKKTTGDAATVRDATASTPAWNTRPAFTVTLHGGANSRTLFGESVLGLLLADAVVNPSTAFEWSPLTYLFMLTQRHVILTPSRNRCCSASVKRTLRITAIPLAVQAGLHVSVATLDPLFYDTTNDALSEELMELTKQCGLANADVTEMCLRSLEASSGCLTWAERRHLLGYAWPHAQARYTQFPATQVSSLRLRHRACALAHELDLLFSAVRESGSSSSSSSGGGGGGVDATTTGPQRSMCSWRDEARLRAILFLPSSANNDNNTSTSVYRRTASDSTRALELEHDPALLLHLPGYYAHEASMQYPRILIAGPDWSGPSAAAKHLMTAMATREAYQMFVIHSEDAQYMQSERSYGDKGKDSCGNSQAALRLVWRDGVLNLEERQPKQRDSYADSVPGSSPSALPTWAQFQEDTRMLRRLASADPSVAKYASKRLDMLEFKYKLHVALTNDDEENYTITTATAAAAAENAERDSVDSRARTATMSRRCVKQTARGDAHNCVKVDVHRHMASGMTAKSLLQFMQDKVRDHPDDVVGVDSKTGASITLVEFFDEVLGEHQQKPKPQLSAVTQGADRTAVRRATQRVPTESDEVSAAHSAKAAEVAHLLAGMPIAALQVHAGKATFHRFDRFNHRFSPMGIASLRSLFLKTENFMHGRYFAELIRDSFKQNELEGGTFTENRLSIYGRYRGEWDRLSRWFVLHGMAHRTNSWMIQVPRLFHLYQSSGQLRSFQEMLTNIFEPLWEASLHPDKHPYLHFFLSHISGFDSVDNESDQEPDKIIDTPPEQWTSAENPPFAYYMFYMWVNITTLNRYRAVRGLNTFQFRPHAGESGDPDHMADVFVLADGIGHGINLDRRPVLQYLYYLAQIPLAMTPMSNNALFRRYKDHPLPNFLYRGLNVAIGTDCPLIFHRTEQPLLEEYGAAETLWNLSAADICELAANSVRASGFPAARKKEWLGPLYYLCSVAGNDVTRSHVPQTRCAFRYEAYMEEVTYLQRRAAREMPCRAMRTPLEEEVNIMDAVGISRSELLERRWNGAEIVEKQRCRSLPPPLLDGRPTRIGKTHDASHV from the coding sequence ATGGAGCAACGCTGGCATGACATCCTTCTCCACCATGACATCGGCGATGAAGCCTTTCACAAGGGCGCACCACtggtgctggaggcgctgcaaaTCATCGGCGACGTGCAGTCCATCTCCGCTGCGACGCGGCTCGGCTTGCACCTGCGCGAAGCAGAGCACAGCCGCGCGATGAATCAGCTCGACTCCACCTTCACTGAAAAGTACGTCTACCGAGACCACGCCgcgcatgctgctgctgctgcaccgcttttAGAAAGGCTGTCGGACTTCTTTCAGGGCTGCACACCCGCTGACGCAGTAGCAGCAGAAGCGATGCCTTCGACGTCCTCTTTAGTCGCCGTTGCGGAACTAGACGGCTTGCTCGTCCCTTCAGCTGTCTGGACGGCCGTATCCAGGGCGGCAGCCATGCCATCGTCACCGCAGCCGTGTGCATCCCTCACAGCcgaggccgccacctctccATCCACGCGCAACCCTGTCATCCCGCTAGTAACGGAGCTGCGCTCATATCCACTGTTCAGCTACAAAGTCTTCCTCAATCACTTCAACCGTCTCAGCAGCCTCGTCAGCAACGGCGAGGTCTTTAGCGCCTGCGAACCGCGAATTaaggtgctgcagagccGCTACAACCTCTACCGCGCCTATAATGGCGGTCGCGAGGACGAGTATCACCCCACctttggcggtggcgacatcAAGCGAGCACCCAAGTGCGACCTACGCCGAGTCGAGACGTGTGTGAGCGCCGCGTCGGTAGTCAAGTTTATCGAAGAGCTCCGCCGGGACCAGCCAAGCTACCCGCTGTACACCGAGGACGTCACAGAGAACACCGTCGGCGAGGTACACGTGAAAGAAGCGACATCTGCTCACAACAACAGCACTGCGTCAGGCACAGTGTCGTGCATCTCCGttgaggaggcggtgcggcgcttCTTTGGAAGCAACGTGGCCATATCGGAGCGAGTGCTGACAGAGGAGGGACTCTGCCTGCGCCCGAGCTACGCAGTTGACTCTGCGGACAGATGGCTgagcctgcagcagctcgcagACTCGGGCGATAATCACCGTGCGGCTTACGCCAGTCGACTTCTTCAGCACCTGCTGAGCACCTCGGGCGGGGCCGATGGAGAGGGTgagctgctggcgcggcTCTTGGTGCCGATCCTCAAGCGTGTCCTCACCTCCGGCTCGAGCTACGACCGACTGGAGTTGGAGCTGACTGTGTCCGGCAAGGATGTGGCGGAACTACCACGGCtggcgcggtggtgcgcggTGAGTGGGCTGCTAGAGTCGTGCCCGGGTGTGTTCTTCCGCTTTCATGTGGTGCAAGATGCCTACAGAGCAGGCACGGAGGGAAAGTCGCAACGGCGGCAGTACCACCAGCAGCTCGCCACGCAAGCAGAGAGCCATGATGCTCCATCTGcatcctcctctcctgcgtcgccgtcgctctTCTTTGGCAGTATCCTTCACAACATATTTGGCCCCATCTGGGAGGccttcctcgccgccgctgccaccgctgctgccgctgggaGAGTAGGTAGCGGCGGAGacgctcctccaccttctaCGACGCGCCGCGTGGCAGAGATGCAGTCGCTGTTGCGCCGGACAACGGGCTTCTCGGTAAGCCTCAccaacgctgctgcggtgcaggAAATGCCACCGACTAGCGACCCGAGCAACCAGTTTCCGCTACCggacagcaacaacagcagcagcagcggctcagcgcatgccgcggctgccacaTCGCTAGCCCCGCCGGACGCCTTCTTTGTGTATCATGTGTGGCGCAATGTGCAGCTCGTGAACGCCTTTTTGCTCGCCTCCGGGGAGCAGCCGAAGAAAACAAccggcgacgccgccacaGTGCGCGATGCGACGGCGTCGACGCCGGCTTGGAACACGCGGCCCGCTTTTACGGTCACGCTCCACGGCGGCGCCAACAGCCGCACACTCTTTGGCGAGAGTGTACTCGGCCTCCTGCTCGCCGACGCAGTTGTGAACCCGTCCACGGCGTTCGAGTGGAGCCCGCTCACGTACCTGTTCATGCTCACCCAGCGCCACGTCATTCTCACCCCATCACGTaaccgctgctgcagtgcttCGGTCAAGCGCACGCTGCGCATAACGGCCATTCCGCTTGCGGTGCAGGCAGGCTTGCACGTCAGCGTCGCCACTCTGGACCCTCTTTTCTACGACACGACGAACGACGCACTGAGCGAGGAACTGATGGAGCTGACGAAGCAGTGCGGGCTGGCAAATGCCGATGTAACGGAGATGTGCCTGCGCTCCCTCGAGGCGAGCAGCGGATGCCTTACCTGGGCagagcggcggcacctcCTCGGGTACGCCTGGCCGCACGCGCAGGCGCGGTACACGCAATTCCCTGCCACCCAAGTGAGCTCCCTccggctgcgccaccgcgccTGCGCACTGGCGCACGAACTCGACCTGCTCTTTTCTGCGGTGCGtgagagcggcagcagcagcagcagcagcagcggcggcggcggcggtggtgtggacGCTACGACAACGGGACCGCAGCGGTCGATGTGCAGTTGGCGTGATGAGGCGCGCCTTCGTGCTATTCTATTTCTGCCATCCTCTGCCAACAATGACAACAACACATCCACCTCCGTGTACCGCCGTAccgccagcgacagcacCCGTGCGCTGGAGCTCGAGCACGACCCGGCActcctcctgcacctgccAGGCTACTATGCGCATGAGGCCTCCATGCAGTACCCACGCATCCTTATCGCTGGGCCCGACTGGAGTGGacccagcgcagcagcaaagcaCTTAATGACGGCCATGGCGACGCGAGAGGCCTACCAGATGTTCGTCATTCACTCTGAGGATGCTCAGTACATGCAGTCGGAACGCTCCTACGGCGACAAGGGCAAGGACAGCTGCGGCAACTCGCAGGCAGCGTTGAGGCTGGTGTGGCGCGATGGCGTGCTAAACTtggaagagaggcagccaAAGCAGCGCGACAGCTATGCTGATAGTGTGCCTGGGTCGTCCCCGTCAGCCTTGCCAACATGGGCGCAGTTTCAGGAGGACACGCgcatgctgcgccgcctcgccagcGCCGACCCCTCTGTTGCCAAGTACGCCAGCAAGCGGCTTGACATGCTCGAGTTCAAGTACAAGCTGCACGTAGCGCTGACAAATGACGACGAGGAGAACTACACGATCAcgacggcaacagcagcagcagcagctgagaaCGCAGAGAGGGATAGCGTCGATTCACGCGCACGGACTGCCACCATGTCACGCCGCTGTGTGAAGCAGACGGCGCGCGGTGACGCGCACAACTGCGTCAAGGTAGACGTGCACCGCCACATGGCGAGTGGCATGACGGCGAAATCACTGCTGCAGTTTATGCAGGACAAAGTCCGCGATCACCCGGACGACGTTGTCGGCGTGGATTCCAAGACTGGTGCCTCGATCACGCTCGTGGAGTTCTTTGATGAAGTTCTGGGGGAGCATCAGCAGAAGCCGAAGCCACAACTGTCGGCAGTCACGCAGGGGGCCGACCGCACAGCcgtgcgccgcgccactcaGCGCGTCCCCACGGAAAGCGACGAGGTGAGCGCGGCGCACAGCGCGAAGGCGGCTGAGGTCGCGCACCTTCTTGCCGGGATGCccatcgctgcgctgcaggtgcacgCCGGCAAGGCCACGTTCCACCGCTTTGATCGCTTCAACCACCGCTTCAGCCCAATGGGTATAGCCTCCCTGCGATCGCTGTTCCTCAAAACGGAGAACTTCATGCACGGGCGCTACTTTGCCGAGCTCATCCGTGACTCCTTCAAGCAGAACGAGCTGGAGGGTGGCACCTTCACGGAGAACCGGCTCTCCATCTACGGGCGGTATAGGGGCGAGTGGGACCGACTGTCGCGCTGGTTTGTGCTTCACGGGATGGCACATCGCACAAATAGTTGGATGATCCAGGTGCCGCGGCTCTTCCACCTCTACCAGAGCAGCGGCCAGCTCCGCAGCTTTCAGGAGATGCTTACCAACATCTTCGAGCCGCTATGGGAAGCATCGTTGCACCCCGACAAGCACCCGTACTTGCATTTCTTCCTCAGTCACATCTCCGGCTTTGACAGTGTCGATAACGAGAGTGATCAAGAGCCGGACAAGATAATCGACACCCCGCCGGAGCAGTGGACCAGCGCCGAGAACCCGCCCTTCGCCTACTACATGTTTTACATGTGGGTGAACATCACGACGCTGAATCGCTATCGCGCCGTGCGGGGACTCAACACCTTCCAGTTCCGCCCCCACGCCGGCGAGAGCGGTGACCCGGACCACATGGCAGACGTGTTCGTGCTGGCGGACGGCATCGGGCATGGCATTAACCTCGACAGACGGCCAGTGCTGCAGTATCTCTACTACCTGGCGCAGATCCCGCTCGCTATGACGCCCATGTCGAACAACGCACTCTTTCGCCGTTACAAGGACCACCCGCTGCCCAACTTCCTGTACCGAGGCTTAAACGTTGCCATTGGCACCGACTGCCCCCTCATCTTCCACCGCAcggagcagccgctgctcgaGGAGTACGGCGCGGCGGAGACGTTATGGAACCTGTCGGCTGCGGACATATGTGAGCTGGCCGCGAACAGCGTGCGAGCCTCAGGCTTCCCGGCCGCGCGCAAGAAGGAGTGGCTTGGGCCGCTGTATTACCTGTGCAGCGTGGCGGGCAACGACGTGACGCGGTCGCACGTGCCGCAGACGCGGTGTGCCTTTCGCTACGAGGCATAcatggaggaggtgacatacctgcagcgtcgcgccgCACGCGAGATGCCGTGCCGCGCGATGCGCACaccgctggaggaggaggtgaacaTCATGGACGCTGTTGGCATCTCCCGCagcgagctgctggagcggcgCTGGAACGGCGCCGAGAttgtggagaagcagcgctgccggtcactgccgcctccactCTTGGATGGACGTCCAACACGCATTGGTAAGACTCATGACGCCTCTCACGTATAA